In Streptomyces sp. NBC_01335, the genomic window CGGTCGCGGCCGACAGCGAGCAGCTGGGCAAGAGCCTCGCCAACCTCAGGTCGGCCCTGTTCCTCATGGGCGGCCGCTGATCATGACCGGCCTGCCCTCGCCCGAAGAGGTCGAAGCAGCCCGCACGCCCGCCGGCGGCTGGAGGCGAGACCAGTTCGCCGCCTGGGCGTGCCGTGGCCCCCGCCGAAGGGCTGGAAGGACGAGCTGGCCGACCGCTGAAAGATCGCCCGCCCGCCCGGTCCGTCGGCGCCCCCGCCCCCCGGCCCCGGCCGACTTCGCCTAGGACACGCTCGTCTTCGGCTGACCCGACGACAGCGGGGCCGGGCCGGCCAAGATGATCCTGCCCGGCCCCGCTGCTCGTCCCGGCGGACGACGTCCTCATGCGCGAGGCATCAGCGGCCGATTCGGCACCGATGACCCTGCTCAGTGGTGTAAATGAAGCCACAGCGCTCGCACTCGTTGAGACCGTCGACCACGTCTGCGCAATGGAAGCAGTAGTCGATGGGCGTATCTGGAGCGGCAGCGGTTCGGGCCCCTCGTACTAGGCTGCTCGTCGCGCAGAATGGACACCGGTTCGGGGCGTCGCCATCGTACGAGGCATCAGGAGTGGCGCGGTCGAGAACGTGTACGGCGTAGCCCAGCGCAAGGCCCGGAGCACCGTAGCCCTCCACGCAGAGGTGGCAGTACATGCGGGAGAAGTGGACGTCCGACTGGCACCACTCGGGGACGCCTTTGATCATTGTCGGCGTGAGGGCGAACTGACGGCACTGCGGGCATTGAAGAGTACGCGCTCTGACCGGGCCCAGCACCGGAGCGAGGTCTTTCATGCGCTCTGCTACATAGCCCTGGATCGAACGGACCCCTCCGCGGATCCGCTCCATGTCGATCTCTGCATGGTGTCGTTCCTCCTCATCCTTGATGCGCTCCAAAATGTGCTCATTGACGAAACTAATGAGGAAGTTCAGCACTTGGGCAGTGGTGCTCTCCACCTTGCCAGCTTTGGCGTTTTCACCGACCAAGCCGTAGTGCTGCAGAGCGTTGCGGCGTTCTGCCAGGTCGGAGAGGGCAGCCTTTTCACTCTGGCTGAACTTGATATCCGCCATGTTGGTCAGGCGCTTACGCGTCTCTCCCGGAGAGCAGCTGTTCAGCGTTCCGTTCTCAAGCGCTTCTCGCGTAGCTTCCCCTGGGTTTGCGAACACCAGAGACCAGTGCACCATCTGCAGACGCGCCTTCAGAAGCACTTCGGCGCCCGCAGCCAGGTGCAGAACAGCGTATTTCATGGCTCTTGCACTTGGTTCCCTTCCAATCGTTAGGTGCTCTGTCACGCTGACCAAGTAGTCCAGACCGTTCCTGACGGGTGGAAAGTGCACATCTCCTGCGAGCTCCGCTTGGCGTACCTGGTAGTAGGCCCCGTTAAGTTCGATCAAGCGCTGGTCCACTGACTTTGGTACGTCCTCAAGTTCATGAATCGACGCATCGTCGAGGAATTGCTCATCCATGGGGATCCTTCAGGGCGAGTGAAACTTGGCGGAGGCTTTTCCCACGCATTCGGTCCTGGTGGGTGCCTCATGAGGGCTGGCTGGCGGGGCGATCGTCTCACCAAGGCGGCGGGTGTTGCTCGCGCGATGCCGGGCGAGACAAGCCGCCCGGCTACCGTCGGCCACGCTCCTTTCCCGCATTCTGTGGTTAGCGCGACTGGATCCAGAGGCCGCTGTACGCGACGACGGCGCCGCCAACTGCGGTCGCGGCCCCGCGGAGTAGATGCAGGCCGGCCTCGTTGCGGAGCCGCCGGGCGTGCTTGGTCCACCGAGTCCTGGATGATCCGTCATCCGGTGTCGGGTGGGGTTCCGGGTCCGGGCTGTTGCCCCTACGCTCGTCCTTGGACATGAGCTTCTCCTTCTTCGGGATGTTCGGTCTTCTGCAGACGGCTCCCTGCCCACCAGGGGGCCGTCGCCGTTTCCGGTGACGGCACTGCCGTTTGTCCATCTATTGAGACGGCGCTACGTCCCATGAGGCGGATGACGTCAACGAAAGCACCCCGAATAGCGCTCTGACCAGCGAAAACAGTGCTTTGGTGGAGATAGTTCATCTGTGTTTTTGAGGGTCATAGCAAGTAGAGGGCGTATCTTCTTGCGGTTTAACCAGTCCTTGCGGGGCGAGATTTGCTCTGCCCTGCTATTGGTGGGTGTCGTGCCGGGGTCAAGCTAGACTTTTGCGAGGTCAAATAGGCCATAGTGAGCGGGAGTTGGGCGATGTCCAAGATGTTACGAATGCCAAGCGTGGATGAGCTCCCGCCTGGGCCCATGAGGGCCTTCGTGGGCGAGCTGTTCACCTACTTCCGCGCAGCCGGGCGCCCGTCCCCGGTCACCATCGCGGCAGCCGTTGCTCAAACACGTGATTCCGCCCCCGTGACTGTGAGCCGTGAGACGGTCCGAAGGCTCCTCAAAGGCGAGACCACCAGCACCTGGCCCACGGTGCGAGCAGTGCACGAGGTACTTTGCCGCATGGCGGACCAGGAACCGACGTGGAGAAGGTTCTCCGACTCCAGCGACTACGACGAGGACAACGACACCCGCACGCTTCGCGGATACATCCGCGATCTGTGGAACGACGCAGTCGACGGCGTTGAACCTGATGACCAGGCAGGCATGCCCCAGCTGGCGCCGGTTCCGCAGCCGTCTCCGCCACCTGCTGCGGCGGGGGGCTGGGGCAGTGGTGCGACCCTAGGGGGGTGGGGTGCTTCGTCCCAGCAGACAGAGGGGGATCCCTGGGCCACCGGAGAGCCACAAAAGGAAATCAGCAGCCAGAAGAGCTACAGCGATGAACCTCCCTTCTGAGCGCGGACAACACGGTCTCATCCAAGGCTGGGGTGGCTATGTCCATCGCATCCCGATCACGGACAGCTGCTCCATCCGCTCCGGCGTCAGTGTCGCGGCCCTGCTGCGCTGGTTGCTGATCCAGGCGCCCAGCTTGTGTTCCCGTTCCTCTTGGTTTTCGCCGACGATCCGCTCGACGTGCTTGCGCGGGACCTGGAGGTGGCCTTCGCGGTCGTAGAACTGGCGGGCGGCCTGGTAGTTGAGGGCCCACTTGTCGGCCTGCGTACGGGGCCGCTTCGGCTTCTCGTCCTCGGGTGCGGGTTCGATCCCGAGGGCCTGCTCGCACATCCACTGCTGCACGGTGGTGAGCTGGTCCCAGCCGTACCGCACGGACTGCACCCACCGTCCGAGATCCTCGCCCTGGCGCACGACGTCGCCCGTCACGGTGGGCAGCGCCTCGCCCGCGTCCAAGTGCATCCGCACGAGGTGGAAGGCCCGCTGCCAGGTGACCGGCCAGCTCGGGCACCAGGACGCGTCGATCTCCTCCAACTGCTCGCGCCGCTCGTCCGTCAGCGCCCCGGTCGCCGACTGCACTGGCAGCCCCTCGGCACGCCGCTGTTCGTTCTCGGCGGCCTTGCGGGCGGCGGCCCGCGCGTTCTTCAGGAAGATGCCCACCTTCGCGCCTTGGAAGGTGGCGTCCAGCGGGGCCAGGAGGTGCCCGTGTTCGGCTGCCCACCCGCGCGCGGCGGACAGGCCCTCCTCCCACGCGACGTCGTGGTGCGACCAGATCATGCCGAGCTTCTCCAGCTGGGTGACGCGGTCTTGGTCCATGTCGCCGCGGGCGTAGAACCGCCGGTTGTCGGCGGTCCACTGCCCCAGCGGGAAGTTGGCGAGCGAGGCCGGCCACCCCGCGCCTTCCGCCTCCTGGTCGTCGACGGCGGGCACCCGGAACGTGAACGGTACGCGGAGGTCGCCGTGCTCGCGGGCGTAGATGACGGCGGCCTCCACGCCGCGCCGCCAGTGCTCGTGTTCCGGGTTGAGGACCCGCAGGTTGATGAACGCGGCGAGCGCGGCCGGGTCGCGGGGCGTGCTGAACTTCAGCAGGGCCTTGGCGGGGGCACTGACGCCTCCGGAGCCCTCGCCGCTCCCGTCCGTGCTCTTGCTGCTGGTGTCCTTGCTGACGGGCTGGTAGCGGCTCGGGGCCTGCTGCTCCGCCAGGCTCTCCACGATCCGCGCGTCGTGCGCCCGCAGCGCCTCCAGCAGCTTCGCCAGCCCGCCGAACGCCCGGCTCGTGAGCATGTTGTCGGCCGTCTCGCCGGGCCCGAGCAGGACCGGCACGACCAGGCTGGCCATCTTCCCCTCGCCAGGCTGCATCCGCAGCGCGCGGCCCACGGCCTGGACGAGGTCGGGCATGGAGCCGCGTACGTCGGCCCAGTAGACGGAGTCGCAGTTCTTGGTGTCGACGCCCTCGCCCAGGACCTTCACCGAGCACAGGAAGCACTTCTCCACCACGGTGCCGTCCGTGGCGATCCCGGCCGCGAACTCCCCGAGCAGCCGACGGCGGTGGAGCGGCTTGTGGTCCCCGCACAGCCAGTCCGCCCAGATCGTCTTCGGGTACAGCTCCGGGTCGGATGCGTGCAGCTGCGCGGCGACGTCCGGGAGGCCGGCCGCGAACGCTTCGGCCTCCTTCACCATGTGGTGGAAGACGAGCGTGCGCCGGAAGTTCTCCTCTGCCGACGCCTTCACCAGGGCGGTCTGGAGCGCGGCGAGCCGGGCCCCGCGGACCTCTGCCGAGCGGCTCTCCGCGCCCAGGAGCTGCGCGGCCTGGAGCGCGGTGTCGGTGACGTCCACGCATACGACCTGGTAGGGGGCACAGATTCCCCGGTCGATGGCATCCGAGAGGGTCAGGGTGAAGCAGCGGCTGCCGAAGGGGCCCTCGGGATCGTCGTCCATGCTCGCGACCAGCTCGCCCGGTGCGCCGGCCTCGTTCTCGTCCCCGAGTTGCCAGAGCCGGGGCGTGGCGGTCATGTAGAGGCGGCGCAGGGACGGGATCTTCTGATTGTCGTGGACGACGGCCCACGGCTTCCCGATCCGGCCCGAAACGCGGTGGGCTTCGTCCACGACGATCAGGTCCCAGGCCGCGAGGCCCCCGGCGTGCGCCCGTTCCAGCGTGCCCAGTCCGAGGCTGGCGTACGTGGCGTACACGGTGACCTTGTCCAGGCCCCGCGTCCACTCCACCAGCTCGTCCACGTCCGTGGTGTTGGGGAAGGACACCTCCTCACCCCGCAGCGAGGACACCCCGATCATCGGCCCCCGGCGGCCCCCCTCGCGCCACGCGGCCTCGGTCTGGGCGAGCAGGTCCAGCGAGGGCACGAGCACCAGCACGCGGCCCGCGTGGAGTTCTTCGGCGACGCGGGCGGCCACGAGGGTCTTACCGGATCCGGTCGCCATGACGACCTGAGTCCGCAGCCCTCGCTCGGGCAGGAGTGTTCGGTCGGGAGGTTCGAGGACCCGGAGGACCGCGTCGACGGCCTGTCGCTGGAGGGGCCGCAGGTCCATGTCGCCTCTCCTCGTCAGCCTGGGACTGCTGAAGGTCTGGGTCACGTGGCGTTGTAGGCGAGCTGGGCCAGCCGCAGGGCGTCGGCCAGGGGCGCCTCTCCGATGAGGTCTACGCTGACGCGGTACGCGGGGTACCCGGTGGTGAGAATCCGTGCAGTGGTGACTCCCAGGTCGTTGAGCTGCTGCTGGCTGTAGGCGAGCCGAAGATTGATGGTGCTGGATCCGGCGTATACGTAGGCAAAACCGCCGAACTGAGATCCCTGGCGACGCAGGCGAAGGTAGCGGCTGTAGTCCAGGGGAGCGTCGGGCAGCGCGTTCTTGCTCTTGATGCCGTAGACACCGACGTTGTCCCACCGGGTCGCTTCATCGAGGAACCTGACGAACAGGTCGGCAGTACGGTTGCCGTTCAGCAGCTGACGGACTGTCTCCTGCCCTTCGTCGGGCACTCCCGGAATCCGGGCCGGCTGCGGCCCGCTGCCGGGGCCACCCCGGGCGCTCACCGAAACCGCACCGCCGTGATGTCTCGTCAACTCCGCAAGTATGGAGGAGGCATCCAGCTCTTCGGCGGTGCCTTCGAACTGGAACACGGTCACCTTCATCTGATTCCCTTCGTGCTGACTGCCGCGGATCGCCAACAACCTACTATGCATAGCAGCCACTGCTATGCATAGTAGTGGCCCAATCGGTAGAGCGGACTCAGATGAAGGAGAGGGTGCGAACGGTGATGTGTCCAGACGGCCGACTTCGGAGGCGTTGGGGCCGTGCGGCTCGTTTAGCCCGCCACCCTCCAGCACGCCGGCGTCGACCTGACCATGCTCCCGCCCCCAGCTCGGCACCGTCGCCCACTCCGTGCACCGGGCCGTCACCGCGAACACGGCCCGGATCCGCGCGGAGGGCACCGACCGGTGGGCCGGCCTGCTGCGCGCCACGGTCCCCGAGGGCGTCGTCCGCGACGCGATCCTCGCCTCCCCGGCCTGGCCCGACATGGCCGCCGCGATCGGCCGCCTCGACGCCCAGGGCGTCGACGTCACCCGCGTCCTGAACGCCGCGCACGCCCAGGGCGAAGGCATCGACCGCACCCTGGCCACCCTCCTCACCACCCCGCCCCCCCACCGCCCGTACGGCCCCCACCGCCCGTACGGCCGCCGCCCGTACGGCACCGGCGCCCGCCGCGCCCGCCGCGCCTGCCGCCGCGCCCGCTGGGGGTGGCGGCGTCGGGGGGCGAGCCGGGCTTGCGCCAGCGCCTCGGCGGGCTCAAGGACGTGCTCGGCCGCCCGGGTCCGTCCTCC contains:
- a CDS encoding DEAD/DEAH box helicase, with amino-acid sequence MDLRPLQRQAVDAVLRVLEPPDRTLLPERGLRTQVVMATGSGKTLVAARVAEELHAGRVLVLVPSLDLLAQTEAAWREGGRRGPMIGVSSLRGEEVSFPNTTDVDELVEWTRGLDKVTVYATYASLGLGTLERAHAGGLAAWDLIVVDEAHRVSGRIGKPWAVVHDNQKIPSLRRLYMTATPRLWQLGDENEAGAPGELVASMDDDPEGPFGSRCFTLTLSDAIDRGICAPYQVVCVDVTDTALQAAQLLGAESRSAEVRGARLAALQTALVKASAEENFRRTLVFHHMVKEAEAFAAGLPDVAAQLHASDPELYPKTIWADWLCGDHKPLHRRRLLGEFAAGIATDGTVVEKCFLCSVKVLGEGVDTKNCDSVYWADVRGSMPDLVQAVGRALRMQPGEGKMASLVVPVLLGPGETADNMLTSRAFGGLAKLLEALRAHDARIVESLAEQQAPSRYQPVSKDTSSKSTDGSGEGSGGVSAPAKALLKFSTPRDPAALAAFINLRVLNPEHEHWRRGVEAAVIYAREHGDLRVPFTFRVPAVDDQEAEGAGWPASLANFPLGQWTADNRRFYARGDMDQDRVTQLEKLGMIWSHHDVAWEEGLSAARGWAAEHGHLLAPLDATFQGAKVGIFLKNARAAARKAAENEQRRAEGLPVQSATGALTDERREQLEEIDASWCPSWPVTWQRAFHLVRMHLDAGEALPTVTGDVVRQGEDLGRWVQSVRYGWDQLTTVQQWMCEQALGIEPAPEDEKPKRPRTQADKWALNYQAARQFYDREGHLQVPRKHVERIVGENQEEREHKLGAWISNQRSRAATLTPERMEQLSVIGMRWT